From Yersinia hibernica, a single genomic window includes:
- a CDS encoding phage protein NinX family protein translates to MKDYSAMSDFEINKAVADIAMNGTWHLEPSHPSNTTGAWLYGSSGIQTYPLPDYCNTPADAWPIIFRERITLTPKVTGYEWDAISPVILNDDIEHLHTDKNPLRAAMIVFLMMKDRESSDG, encoded by the coding sequence ATGAAAGACTATTCAGCAATGAGCGATTTTGAAATTAACAAGGCGGTGGCAGATATCGCCATGAACGGCACTTGGCATCTTGAACCATCACACCCAAGCAACACAACAGGAGCCTGGTTATATGGCTCAAGCGGAATTCAAACTTACCCATTGCCTGACTATTGCAACACCCCCGCTGACGCATGGCCGATTATTTTTAGAGAGCGAATAACTCTGACGCCAAAAGTGACGGGGTATGAATGGGATGCTATTTCACCAGTAATTCTAAATGACGATATTGAGCATTTGCATACGGATAAGAATCCTCTCCGCGCCGCCATGATTGTATTCCTGATGATGAAAGACAGGGAGAGCAGCGATGGGTGA
- a CDS encoding DUF1367 family protein gives MAHLITASIASSELPRLTKFKNGETYTADIKLTRNPAFHRKMFAFFNFCFAHWSADKTVLANADEATQFDRFRKDLTILAGFYEQTVRLNGDIRTEAKSLAYANMEPDEFERCYNAMVNAAIKHLFGRTTDQNIINQLYSYF, from the coding sequence GTGGCCCACCTGATAACTGCTTCCATTGCATCATCCGAACTACCCAGGTTAACCAAGTTCAAGAACGGCGAGACTTACACTGCCGACATTAAGCTAACTCGCAACCCCGCCTTTCACCGAAAAATGTTCGCCTTTTTCAACTTCTGCTTTGCTCACTGGTCTGCTGATAAAACAGTACTGGCCAACGCAGACGAAGCCACTCAATTTGACCGATTCAGAAAGGATTTAACCATTCTGGCGGGATTTTATGAGCAAACGGTAAGGCTAAACGGTGATATCCGGACGGAGGCAAAGAGCTTGGCTTACGCGAACATGGAGCCTGACGAGTTCGAGCGCTGCTACAACGCAATGGTAAACGCTGCAATAAAGCATCTGTTCGGTCGCACGACTGACCAGAATATTATCAACCAACTTTATAGCTACTTCTGA
- the hpxK gene encoding allantoate amidohydrolase: MAATLPDAEAEQAALRVMARCDVLAAISESPNMLTRVYLSPEHLRANQQVGEWMQAAGMHIWQDAVGNICGRYEGLQSGAPAILLGSHLDTVRNAGRYDGMLGVLSALEVVGYLHRQQRRLPLAIEVIGFADEEGTRFGITLLGSKGITGRWPADWLSKTDAEGISVAQAMAQAGFDSSAIAQAQRAASDFCAYLELHIEQGPCLEQADLALGVVTAINGARRLNCQFTGAAGHAGTVPMGQRQDALAGAAAWINSVEWLTERYGQHLVATVGTLECLPGAVNVIAGEVKLTLDIRGPHDGGINKLLTHLLTQAQVIAARRGLTFSAQEFYRINATKCDDSLQQCINDSVRQVQGRSLALPSGAGHDAIAVGECWPVGMVFVRCKGGVSHHPDELVSCGDVAMGIQAYLAAVLSWADKPQ, translated from the coding sequence ATGGCCGCTACCCTGCCAGATGCCGAGGCAGAGCAAGCAGCATTGCGGGTCATGGCCCGTTGTGATGTGCTGGCGGCAATCAGTGAGTCACCCAATATGCTGACCCGAGTGTATTTATCCCCTGAACATTTGCGCGCAAATCAGCAAGTGGGGGAATGGATGCAAGCGGCGGGAATGCATATTTGGCAGGATGCGGTCGGGAATATTTGTGGCCGCTATGAAGGGCTGCAATCCGGAGCGCCGGCCATCTTACTGGGTTCCCATCTTGATACCGTGCGCAATGCCGGCCGTTACGATGGCATGTTGGGGGTGTTGAGTGCGCTGGAGGTGGTGGGATATTTGCATCGCCAGCAGCGGCGCTTACCGCTTGCCATTGAAGTGATTGGTTTTGCCGATGAAGAGGGAACGCGGTTTGGCATCACTTTACTCGGCAGCAAGGGGATTACCGGGCGCTGGCCCGCAGATTGGTTGAGTAAAACCGATGCCGAGGGAATCAGTGTCGCACAGGCGATGGCGCAGGCGGGTTTTGACTCCAGCGCGATTGCACAGGCGCAGCGGGCGGCGAGTGATTTTTGTGCTTATCTTGAACTGCATATTGAACAAGGCCCGTGTTTGGAACAGGCCGATTTGGCATTGGGCGTCGTGACCGCCATTAATGGTGCCCGCCGCCTCAATTGCCAATTTACCGGGGCCGCAGGCCACGCCGGCACAGTGCCGATGGGCCAGCGCCAGGATGCATTAGCCGGGGCCGCGGCTTGGATTAATTCAGTTGAGTGGTTGACCGAGCGCTATGGTCAACATTTGGTGGCGACGGTGGGGACATTGGAATGTTTACCCGGTGCGGTGAATGTGATTGCGGGCGAAGTGAAATTGACGCTGGATATTCGTGGCCCGCACGACGGCGGCATCAACAAATTACTGACGCACTTATTGACACAAGCGCAGGTGATAGCAGCGCGGCGCGGTTTGACTTTTTCCGCCCAAGAGTTTTACCGCATCAATGCCACTAAATGTGATGATAGCTTGCAGCAATGTATTAATGACAGTGTTCGCCAAGTGCAGGGGCGCTCACTGGCGCTGCCCAGTGGTGCGGGCCATGACGCAATTGCGGTGGGCGAGTGTTGGCCGGTGGGCATGGTATTTGTGCGCTGCAAAGGGGGGGTAAGCCATCACCCTGATGAGTTAGTGAGTTGCGGTGATGTGGCAATGGGCATTCAAGCTTATCTGGCGGCGGTGTTGTCGTGGGCGGATAAGCCGCAGTGA
- a CDS encoding site-specific integrase gives MMKKQYPTGTEPHGGMLRIWFMYNGERCRESLGVPDTPKNRKVAGELRQSVMYAIRTGNFNYADSFPKSSRVVKPESGMTVARLFNAWLEIKRYEISDNSLIRYKSCVASIVRAIGPDRKIADIKARDLSVMRNELIDGDHFSKLDKKGRSVVTVNGYVSRAMTVFRFAKENGYMDTDITASVKLLKTARQRPAPLSIDEFDRLISACHCRQTTNLWTLAVYTGLRHGEICSLAWEDIDLVAGTLCVRRNVTTAKQFTLPKTESGTNRLVQLNVNAIHALKDQLELTRMGRKHQITVLTRQRGKTKDEECTFVFNPALTTISGRAGICYSAASLGGTWNTALRKSGIRHRNPYQSRHTFACWMLSAGANPYFIAAQMGHSSPQMLYQVYGDWMPSNNVEQVELINAKIKQNVPPMPHKAASFR, from the coding sequence ATGATGAAGAAGCAATACCCAACAGGAACGGAGCCCCATGGAGGGATGCTCCGCATCTGGTTTATGTACAACGGGGAAAGGTGTAGAGAGTCACTTGGCGTTCCAGATACACCGAAAAACAGGAAGGTTGCCGGGGAACTTCGCCAATCAGTGATGTATGCGATCAGGACGGGAAACTTTAATTACGCCGATAGTTTCCCTAAGTCGTCAAGGGTGGTTAAGCCAGAGTCAGGGATGACAGTAGCTAGGTTGTTCAATGCCTGGTTGGAAATCAAGCGTTATGAAATATCTGATAACTCGCTGATCCGCTATAAAAGTTGTGTGGCTTCAATTGTTAGAGCAATTGGGCCAGACAGAAAGATAGCGGATATTAAAGCTCGCGATTTATCAGTAATGAGAAATGAGCTTATTGACGGCGATCACTTTTCTAAGCTTGATAAGAAAGGCAGAAGCGTAGTTACAGTAAATGGATATGTCTCAAGGGCAATGACTGTTTTCAGGTTTGCTAAAGAGAATGGCTATATGGACACGGATATAACTGCCTCGGTAAAGCTGCTCAAAACGGCCAGGCAACGGCCTGCCCCCCTGTCTATTGATGAGTTCGATAGGTTGATCTCTGCCTGCCATTGCCGACAGACTACGAATCTATGGACGTTGGCGGTATATACAGGGCTGAGACATGGGGAAATATGCTCTCTCGCATGGGAAGATATTGATTTAGTCGCCGGGACTTTATGTGTAAGACGCAACGTTACTACGGCAAAACAATTTACCCTGCCGAAAACCGAGTCAGGCACTAACCGGTTAGTACAGCTAAATGTAAATGCCATCCACGCATTGAAAGACCAGCTTGAGTTAACCAGGATGGGAAGGAAACATCAGATCACTGTGCTAACCAGGCAGCGTGGAAAAACAAAAGATGAGGAATGTACGTTTGTATTCAACCCAGCACTAACGACAATATCCGGCAGGGCCGGCATTTGCTACTCGGCGGCCTCACTCGGAGGAACATGGAACACAGCACTAAGGAAATCAGGCATTAGGCACAGGAACCCATACCAGTCACGACACACGTTTGCATGCTGGATGTTGTCTGCCGGCGCAAACCCTTACTTCATTGCAGCACAAATGGGGCACAGTAGTCCGCAGATGCTATATCAGGTTTACGGTGACTGGATGCCAAGCAATAACGTTGAACAGGTGGAGCTGATCAACGCTAAAATTAAACAAAATGTCCCACCCATGCCCCACAAAGCAGCATCCTTTCGGTAA
- the xisR gene encoding excisionase family protein has product MDNVIQLVPAEWVSESVLMAVTGLKKNTIKHARDTSWMEGREYRHVSGNSEPHETAPCFYKLKLIEE; this is encoded by the coding sequence ATGGATAATGTTATTCAATTAGTACCAGCAGAGTGGGTTTCTGAGTCGGTATTAATGGCTGTTACCGGCCTAAAAAAGAACACGATTAAACACGCAAGAGACACTTCATGGATGGAGGGGAGAGAGTATCGGCATGTTTCTGGAAATAGTGAGCCGCATGAAACTGCCCCATGCTTCTATAAGCTAAAGCTAATTGAAGAGTGA
- a CDS encoding pyridoxal phosphate-dependent aminotransferase, whose translation MSTLSFIPDSKLPAQGTTIFTQMSALAQKHQAINLSQGFPDFDGPDYLKQRLAHHVSQGANQYAPMTGVAPLRHAIAEKTAKIYGWKPDADSEVTVTTGASEALFAAITALVRPGDEVICFDPSYDSYAPVVELAGGILKRIALKPPAFTTDWAEFAHLISARTRLVIVNTPHNPSATVWRTEDFEQLWQVIAERNIYVLSDEVYEHICFSAAGHVSVLAHPQLRQRAIAVSSFGKTFHMTGWKAGYCIAPAAISAEVRKIHQYLTFSVCTPVQFALADMLNAEPEHWQQLPQFYRARRDRFVNALSASRFKILPSEGTYFLLADYSAISDLNDVEFCQWLTEHVGVAAIPLSVFCEGPFPHKLIRLCFAKQDATLDAAAERLCQL comes from the coding sequence ATGAGCACTTTGTCCTTTATTCCCGACAGTAAATTACCCGCACAGGGCACCACAATTTTTACGCAAATGAGTGCATTGGCACAAAAACATCAAGCCATTAACCTGTCACAGGGCTTTCCGGATTTTGATGGCCCCGATTATCTAAAACAGCGATTAGCCCACCATGTGAGCCAAGGCGCAAACCAATATGCTCCCATGACTGGCGTTGCGCCGCTGCGCCATGCCATCGCCGAAAAAACGGCTAAAATCTATGGGTGGAAACCTGATGCTGACAGCGAAGTCACTGTCACCACCGGTGCCAGTGAAGCCTTATTTGCCGCGATTACCGCACTGGTTCGCCCAGGCGATGAAGTTATCTGCTTTGACCCCAGCTATGACAGCTATGCCCCAGTGGTGGAACTGGCCGGCGGCATACTCAAACGCATTGCGCTCAAACCCCCGGCATTCACGACTGACTGGGCTGAGTTTGCCCATCTGATTTCAGCGCGCACCCGGCTGGTGATTGTGAATACGCCACATAACCCCTCGGCGACCGTGTGGCGCACAGAAGATTTTGAACAATTATGGCAAGTCATTGCTGAGCGCAATATTTACGTCCTCAGTGATGAAGTATATGAACACATCTGCTTCAGCGCCGCCGGCCATGTCAGTGTATTAGCCCACCCCCAATTACGGCAGCGGGCCATTGCGGTTTCCTCTTTCGGCAAAACTTTTCATATGACTGGCTGGAAAGCGGGCTATTGCATCGCCCCTGCCGCCATCAGTGCTGAAGTGCGCAAAATTCACCAATATCTGACATTTTCAGTATGCACTCCGGTACAGTTTGCACTGGCGGATATGCTGAATGCCGAGCCAGAACACTGGCAGCAATTACCGCAATTTTATCGTGCTCGCCGTGATCGTTTCGTCAATGCCTTATCGGCCAGCCGCTTTAAGATTCTACCTAGCGAGGGAACTTACTTCTTACTGGCCGACTACAGTGCCATTTCAGATCTCAATGATGTTGAGTTCTGCCAATGGCTAACCGAACATGTCGGCGTGGCTGCAATACCTTTGTCAGTATTCTGCGAAGGCCCTTTCCCCCATAAACTTATCCGGCTGTGCTTCGCCAAACAAGATGCCACTCTGGACGCCGCCGCGGAGCGATTGTGTCAACTTTAA
- a CDS encoding amino acid ABC transporter permease: protein MMFTDWDIIRNLLLAARWTLLLSLTAFLGGTLVTLPLMLMRLSRWRWLARFVRGYTELFQGTPLLMQLFLAFFGLALFGIDVSPWAAAALALTLFTSAFLVDIWCGSIDALPKGQWEASRCLGLSFSQTLLRVITPQALRIAIAPTVGFSVQVIKGTALASIIGFVELTKAGTMLNNVTYQPFKVFGLVALGYFLLCYPLSRYSHYLERKFHAADHH, encoded by the coding sequence ATGATGTTTACTGACTGGGATATCATCCGCAATCTGTTACTGGCGGCGCGTTGGACACTCTTACTGTCATTAACTGCTTTTTTAGGCGGCACCTTAGTGACATTGCCGCTGATGTTGATGCGCTTAAGCCGCTGGCGCTGGCTGGCTCGTTTTGTGCGCGGCTATACCGAGCTGTTTCAGGGCACGCCGCTGCTGATGCAGTTATTTTTGGCTTTCTTCGGTTTGGCGCTATTTGGCATTGATGTCAGCCCATGGGCCGCGGCTGCGCTGGCGTTAACACTGTTTACCAGCGCTTTTTTGGTGGATATCTGGTGCGGCAGTATTGATGCTTTGCCGAAAGGTCAATGGGAAGCCTCCCGCTGTTTAGGGCTGAGTTTTAGCCAAACATTACTGCGAGTTATCACTCCCCAGGCGCTGCGGATTGCCATTGCGCCCACTGTGGGGTTTTCAGTGCAAGTTATCAAAGGTACTGCGCTGGCATCAATTATCGGTTTTGTTGAGCTGACCAAGGCGGGAACTATGCTAAATAATGTCACTTATCAGCCATTTAAAGTGTTTGGGTTAGTGGCGCTGGGCTATTTCCTGCTGTGTTACCCACTGTCGCGCTATAGCCATTATTTGGAGAGAAAATTCCATGCCGCTGATCACCATTAA
- a CDS encoding amidohydrolase, translating to MSTLKLTLLQQPLVWLDAPANLRHFDMLLAPIQQRDVIVLPEMFTTGFAMNAAENALPAADIIDWLRHWSARTDALIGGSVALKTPDGAVNRFLLVEPSGKVHHYDKRHLFRMAGEHHHYQAGKTREIVAWRGWRILPQVCYDLRFPVWSRNLQDYDLALYVANWPAARAKHWQTLLAARAIENQAYVAGCNRIGDDDNGHHYQGDSVILDAQGEILAQAAPGQAAQLDAQLSLATLQTYREKFPAFRDTDKFLLV from the coding sequence GTGTCAACTTTAAAACTGACGCTGCTGCAACAGCCACTGGTGTGGCTGGATGCACCGGCCAATCTACGCCACTTTGACATGCTGCTAGCGCCGATACAGCAGCGCGATGTCATTGTGCTGCCAGAAATGTTTACCACCGGTTTTGCGATGAATGCGGCGGAAAATGCCCTGCCAGCAGCCGACATTATCGACTGGCTACGCCATTGGTCGGCACGCACTGATGCCCTGATTGGCGGCAGCGTGGCACTCAAAACCCCCGACGGGGCGGTTAACCGTTTTCTGCTGGTGGAGCCGAGCGGGAAAGTTCATCACTATGACAAACGCCACTTATTCCGTATGGCGGGTGAGCATCATCACTATCAGGCGGGTAAAACACGTGAAATTGTGGCGTGGCGCGGCTGGCGAATTCTGCCGCAAGTTTGTTATGATTTGCGCTTTCCGGTGTGGTCACGCAACCTGCAAGACTATGATTTAGCACTGTATGTGGCTAACTGGCCTGCTGCTCGCGCCAAACATTGGCAAACATTACTGGCGGCGCGGGCCATCGAAAATCAAGCTTACGTCGCGGGTTGTAATCGCATCGGTGATGATGACAATGGCCATCATTATCAGGGTGACAGTGTGATTCTGGATGCCCAAGGTGAAATTCTGGCCCAAGCAGCCCCCGGGCAAGCGGCGCAATTGGATGCGCAATTATCTTTGGCAACCTTACAGACATATCGGGAAAAGTTCCCCGCGTTTCGTGATACCGACAAATTTTTGCTGGTGTAA
- a CDS encoding DUF1364 domain-containing protein, protein MANLRKEAKGRECQVRLPGICNGNNETVVLAHYRLSGICGTGIKPPDLFGAWCCSACHDEIDRRTHIMDIESAHLAHLEGMVRTQAILLSENKVKI, encoded by the coding sequence ATGGCGAACTTACGCAAAGAGGCTAAAGGCCGCGAGTGCCAAGTTAGGCTACCGGGCATTTGTAATGGCAATAACGAAACCGTGGTGTTGGCCCACTACCGGCTATCGGGAATATGTGGCACTGGAATCAAGCCGCCTGACCTATTCGGCGCATGGTGTTGCTCTGCTTGCCATGACGAGATAGACCGGCGTACGCACATTATGGATATCGAGAGTGCGCACTTGGCTCACCTGGAGGGAATGGTCAGGACACAAGCAATCTTACTGTCGGAGAATAAGGTGAAGATATGA
- a CDS encoding pyridoxal-phosphate-dependent aminotransferase family protein encodes MAAINPNPLFSQINPPARLLMGPGPINADPRVLRAMSSQLIGQYDPAMTDYMNQVMALYRDVFRTKNPWTMLVDGTSRAGIEAVLLSAIRPGDKVLVPVFGRFGHLLCEIARRCRAEVHIIEVPWGEVFTPDMIEDAIKKVRPRLLLTVQGDTSTTMLQPLAALGEICRRHQVLFYTDATASLGGNVLETDAWGLDAVSAGLQKCLGGPSGSAPVTLSPQFAEQIRRRKCIEQGIRTEDHTDGDEEIIYSNYFDLGMIMDYWGPERLNHHTEATSMLFAARECARVILEEGLAEGIARHALHGAALLAGIQGMGLAVFGDLKHRMNNVLGVVIPAGIPGEQVRQLMLNDFAIEIGTSFGPLNGKIWRIGTMGYNARKDCVMQTLVALEAVLNRLGFATIQGAGPQAAWDVYLAQQHGAN; translated from the coding sequence ATGGCGGCAATAAACCCTAACCCGTTGTTTAGTCAGATTAACCCGCCAGCGCGCTTATTGATGGGGCCGGGGCCGATCAATGCCGATCCGCGCGTATTGCGCGCAATGTCTAGCCAGTTGATTGGCCAATATGACCCGGCGATGACGGATTATATGAATCAAGTTATGGCGCTGTATCGTGATGTTTTCCGGACTAAAAATCCGTGGACGATGCTGGTCGATGGCACTTCGCGTGCGGGTATTGAGGCCGTTTTGCTGTCTGCTATTCGCCCGGGCGATAAAGTGCTGGTGCCGGTTTTTGGTCGTTTTGGTCATTTATTATGTGAAATTGCCCGCCGCTGTCGCGCCGAGGTGCATATTATTGAAGTGCCGTGGGGGGAAGTATTCACCCCAGATATGATTGAGGATGCCATCAAGAAAGTGCGCCCGCGCCTGTTGTTGACGGTACAGGGCGATACGTCCACCACCATGTTGCAACCGCTGGCCGCATTGGGCGAGATTTGCCGCCGTCACCAAGTGCTGTTTTATACCGATGCCACCGCCTCATTAGGTGGCAACGTGCTGGAAACGGATGCCTGGGGGCTGGATGCTGTCTCGGCTGGGCTGCAAAAGTGCCTTGGTGGGCCATCCGGCAGTGCTCCGGTGACCCTCAGCCCACAATTTGCCGAGCAAATCCGGCGGCGTAAATGTATTGAGCAGGGGATCCGCACCGAAGATCACACTGACGGCGACGAAGAGATTATCTATTCCAATTACTTTGATTTGGGCATGATCATGGATTATTGGGGGCCGGAGCGCCTGAATCACCATACTGAAGCAACCAGTATGTTGTTTGCCGCCCGCGAGTGCGCGCGAGTGATATTGGAAGAGGGTTTAGCCGAGGGGATTGCTCGCCATGCTCTACACGGCGCGGCCTTGCTGGCCGGGATTCAGGGCATGGGCCTTGCGGTCTTTGGTGACCTGAAACACCGGATGAACAATGTGCTGGGCGTGGTTATTCCAGCTGGGATCCCCGGTGAGCAAGTGCGGCAATTGATGCTGAATGATTTTGCGATTGAGATTGGCACATCGTTCGGGCCGCTGAATGGCAAGATTTGGCGCATAGGAACCATGGGCTATAACGCGCGCAAAGATTGTGTCATGCAAACATTGGTGGCACTGGAGGCCGTGTTGAATCGGTTAGGATTTGCCACCATCCAGGGCGCTGGGCCGCAAGCCGCGTGGGATGTTTATCTGGCTCAACAGCATGGAGCCAACTGA
- a CDS encoding IS256 family transposase, with the protein MDEKKLKALAAELAKGLKTEADLNAFSRMLTKLTVETALNAELTEHLGHEKNAPKTGSNTRNGYSSKTLLCDDGEIELSTPRDRENTFEPQLIKKNQTRITQMDSQILSLYAKGMTTREIVATFKEMYDADVSPTLISKVTDAVKEQVAEWQSRPLDALYPIVYLDCIVVKVRQSGSVINKAVFLALGINTEGQKELLGMWLAENEGAKFWLSVLTELKNRGLQDILIACVDGLKGFPDAINSVYPQTHIQLCIIHMVRNSLKYVSWKDYKAVTSGLKTVYQAPTEAAALMALDNFAATWDDKYPQISKSWRAHWGNLNTFFGYPPDIRKAIYTTNAIESLNSVIRAAIKKRKVFPTDDSVRKVIYLAIKDASKKWSMPIQNWRLAMSRFIIEFGDRLSDHL; encoded by the coding sequence ATGGACGAGAAGAAACTTAAAGCTCTCGCTGCAGAACTGGCTAAAGGCCTCAAAACCGAGGCCGATCTCAATGCGTTTTCCCGTATGCTGACGAAGCTTACCGTCGAAACAGCGCTCAATGCAGAGCTGACTGAACACCTCGGACACGAGAAAAATGCCCCAAAAACCGGTTCAAATACCCGCAACGGCTATTCATCCAAAACGCTGCTGTGCGACGATGGCGAGATTGAACTGAGCACGCCTCGTGACCGTGAAAATACCTTCGAGCCACAGCTTATCAAGAAAAATCAGACGCGTATCACGCAGATGGACAGCCAGATTTTGTCCCTGTACGCCAAAGGCATGACAACCCGTGAAATCGTCGCCACATTCAAGGAAATGTACGATGCGGACGTGTCACCCACGCTGATATCTAAAGTCACCGATGCGGTTAAAGAACAGGTTGCTGAATGGCAAAGTCGGCCTCTGGATGCGCTGTATCCCATTGTTTATCTTGACTGTATCGTGGTGAAAGTTCGTCAAAGTGGTAGCGTGATAAACAAAGCGGTGTTCCTCGCTCTCGGCATTAATACTGAAGGTCAGAAAGAACTTCTGGGCATGTGGCTGGCTGAAAACGAAGGGGCGAAGTTCTGGCTCAGTGTGCTGACGGAGCTTAAAAACCGGGGCCTTCAGGATATTCTGATTGCCTGTGTGGACGGCCTGAAAGGCTTCCCGGATGCGATAAACAGCGTGTATCCACAGACGCATATCCAGCTTTGCATCATTCACATGGTGCGCAACAGCCTGAAATACGTGTCGTGGAAGGACTACAAAGCCGTCACCAGCGGACTGAAAACGGTGTATCAGGCTCCGACAGAAGCGGCGGCACTGATGGCGCTGGATAACTTCGCGGCAACCTGGGACGATAAATACCCGCAAATCAGCAAAAGCTGGCGTGCGCACTGGGGAAATCTCAATACGTTCTTTGGCTACCCGCCCGACATCCGCAAAGCCATCTACACCACTAATGCTATCGAATCGCTGAACAGCGTGATCCGTGCAGCTATCAAAAAGCGCAAAGTGTTCCCGACAGACGACTCAGTGAGAAAGGTTATTTATCTGGCGATCAAGGATGCTTCAAAAAAATGGAGTATGCCGATCCAGAACTGGCGGCTGGCGATGAGTCGTTTTATTATCGAGTTCGGTGACCGCCTGAGCGATCACCTTTAA
- a CDS encoding amino acid ABC transporter ATP-binding protein, with protein MPLITINQVQKYYGQNHVLKGVDLDIEMGEVISIIGRSGSGKSTLLRCMNGLEGYQDGSIKLGGMTVTHRDSQAREISRSIGMVFQSFNLFPHMTALENVMLAPRRVLKTNPVECRALAAEMLSKVGLADRMDYYPANLSGGQQQRVAIARALAMRPKVLLCDEITSALDPELVGEVLKVLEQLAAEGMTLILVTHEMTFAREVGDRVVFMHQGRVWEQGESRAVLADPQTAELKQFISSVRGL; from the coding sequence ATGCCGCTGATCACCATTAATCAGGTTCAAAAATACTATGGTCAGAACCATGTGCTGAAAGGTGTGGATCTGGATATCGAAATGGGCGAAGTCATCTCAATCATTGGCCGCAGCGGTTCAGGTAAAAGTACATTGCTGCGCTGCATGAATGGGCTGGAAGGATATCAGGATGGCAGCATCAAACTGGGTGGGATGACGGTCACTCATCGTGATTCGCAAGCGCGTGAAATTAGCCGCTCAATAGGCATGGTATTTCAGAGTTTTAATTTATTTCCTCACATGACGGCCCTTGAAAATGTGATGCTGGCACCGCGCCGGGTATTGAAGACAAATCCAGTCGAGTGCCGTGCATTAGCCGCAGAAATGTTGAGCAAAGTTGGGTTAGCAGACCGAATGGACTATTACCCCGCCAACCTTTCTGGGGGCCAGCAGCAGCGGGTGGCGATTGCCCGCGCGCTGGCGATGCGTCCTAAGGTATTGTTATGTGATGAAATTACCTCAGCACTGGACCCAGAGCTGGTGGGGGAGGTGCTAAAAGTGCTGGAGCAGTTAGCCGCAGAGGGCATGACCTTGATTCTGGTGACTCATGAGATGACTTTTGCGCGCGAAGTCGGTGACCGCGTGGTGTTTATGCATCAAGGCCGGGTGTGGGAGCAAGGCGAAAGCCGTGCTGTACTTGCTGATCCACAAACAGCTGAATTAAAACAATTTATATCCTCAGTTCGCGGTTTGTAG
- a CDS encoding RusA family crossover junction endodeoxyribonuclease: MTEYHITPIPKPRMTQSDKWKKRPPVLRYRAFCDEVRLNRISLPESHYHVTFVIPMPPSWSKKKRSEMDGKPHQTKPDKDNLEKALLDAIFEDDCRIWDGRVSTPRPPLW; the protein is encoded by the coding sequence ATGACCGAATATCACATAACTCCCATACCCAAGCCAAGGATGACGCAGAGTGATAAATGGAAGAAAAGACCACCAGTTCTACGATACCGAGCATTCTGCGACGAAGTAAGGCTAAATCGAATATCCCTCCCCGAATCACATTACCACGTAACTTTCGTAATCCCGATGCCGCCAAGTTGGAGCAAAAAGAAACGCTCTGAAATGGATGGAAAACCGCACCAAACCAAACCTGATAAAGACAATCTCGAAAAGGCGCTGCTTGACGCCATTTTTGAAGACGACTGTCGCATTTGGGATGGGAGGGTATCCACTCCAAGGCCGCCACTATGGTAA